CATGGCGCGACGAGCGGCCTCGATCTGCCGGGAGGTCACCCAGGCGGCGCCGAGCGCCTTCAGACCGTAGGTGCCGAAGCTGATCTCGGTCTTGGTGGTCGCCACGCGCGTATTGCGGGCGCGACCCTTGTGCATTTTGCGGTGTTTGACTTTGGCTGGTAACAACATATGCGTCTTGCGTGAGGACCCGGGCTACTGCCTGGGACCGCGGCCGCGGAAAGCCGGACGGCGTTCGGCCGGAGCAGCGGGCTGCTGGGCCTCGACCGCATCGCCGAAAACGATGCCGCGGAAGATCCAGACCTTGATGCCGATCGTGCAGAACAGGGTGCTCGCGAAACCGGAAGCGAAATCGACATCCGCGCGCAGGGTGTGAAGCGGAACGCTGCCCCAGGCGAGTTTTTCCTCGCGGGCGATCTCGGCGCCGTTCAGGCGGCCTTTGATCTGCAGCTTGGCGCCCTTGGCGCCGGCTTTCTGCATGCGATCCATGTGCTGCTTGAGCACGCGGCGGAACGGCAGGCGAGCCTCGATATCCTTGATCATCGACTGCAGGACGATGTTCGCGGAGAGCGACGGATTCCTGATCTCGATGACGTTCAGATTGATGTTCAGCTTGTCCTTGCCGGTCAGTTTGCGGCCAATCTTGGCCACCAGTTCTTTCTTGAGATCCTCGACGCCGGAACCGCCGCGGCCGATGATCATGGCCGGCTTGGCGGAGTGGACAGTGACGGTCAGAGCCCGCACGGTCCGCTCGATGTCGATGCGATCAACCTGAGCCTCCTTCAATTTGGCGCGGAGAAACTCCTTGATCTTCATGTCTTCCTTAAGCAGAGCGGCGAAGTCGCGCTTGGAGAACCACTTGGAGCTCCACGTATAGACAGTGCCGATGCGGAAGATCTTCGGATGTACTTTATTGCCCATAGTGGTTTACTCCTTCTTCTTAGCCTTGACCGTCTTTTTGGCGGCGGACTTCTTTTCAGCCTTGGCCTCCTTGGCGGCGGTCTTGGCGGACTTCTTCACCACCGCGGCGGCGGCGCCTTTCGGGGCGCTCACCCGGCGCTCGTCGAGCACCACGGTGATGTGACAGCTGCGCTTGCGGATCGGCGCCGCGCGGCCGAAAGCCCGGGCGCGCCACCGATCGAGGACCGGGCCGGCGTCGGCGTAGATCTGTTTGATGTAAAGATTGTCGGCGTCCAGCTTGAAATTATGTTCGG
This is a stretch of genomic DNA from Patescibacteria group bacterium. It encodes these proteins:
- the rpsC gene encoding 30S ribosomal protein S3; translation: MGNKVHPKIFRIGTVYTWSSKWFSKRDFAALLKEDMKIKEFLRAKLKEAQVDRIDIERTVRALTVTVHSAKPAMIIGRGGSGVEDLKKELVAKIGRKLTGKDKLNINLNVIEIRNPSLSANIVLQSMIKDIEARLPFRRVLKQHMDRMQKAGAKGAKLQIKGRLNGAEIAREEKLAWGSVPLHTLRADVDFASGFASTLFCTIGIKVWIFRGIVFGDAVEAQQPAAPAERRPAFRGRGPRQ